In Erigeron canadensis isolate Cc75 chromosome 8, C_canadensis_v1, whole genome shotgun sequence, the DNA window ATTACCAGGGAGAAGCGACAACGAAATAAAGAACTATTGGCACACACatttgaaaaaccgggttcaAAAAGATCAAAAAACAACTGTGATGATCAAGAATGAACAAGTTATAACAAGTAGTAGTAGTCCTGAAACCTGCTATGTGGTAAAAGAGGAACAAGTAACTAAGGCGGCTAATCCTAAACAATGTCCCGCCGTTGAAAAACTTAACTTTAAAACACAATTGCAGGAAGTTAATATTTTAGTACAAGTGTTATCATCTGAGTcgccatcatcatcttcttcttcggCAAGTGAATCGTCTCCATGTTCATTGAGCGTCTCGGATCATCATGATGTTCTTAATGATTTTGCAGCCCCACAAATTTGCGAACCAGACGAAAATTCGTGGATAGAGCAATTTTTGTTGGATAACGATAGTATTATAACATCAAGtgataataattacatattttcGCCTTTAGGATTCaccgatgatgatgatggcatAACCCAGCAGGCTTCTTTTCAGGATTACATCATGGATGATGAGCTTTTATGGTCAACTTTggatttataattataaatcattAAGCtagtcattaattaatttataagtCCAACTATAGCTACGTGTGTGTTATTTTTGTCGTATTGTTCCATACAATATTGTATAAACTCTCTACGTTGTTCATGAccaataaaatatttttgtggAGTTAATTATATGAAAAGTTTGCTATTGGATTTAGCCAGAAGTCCAAGGgcaatgttatatatataagcatactTTTACACCAATGGATTGTGGATCTAACATcttttaaagttattattattaacttcataaatgaatttgagaaaatcttaatctttgaattaaaatcaaatgttaagatttaaagttaatatttaaatcttgacttttcattttaatccaaaggttaaAATCATCAtctttacttataaagttaataataactttagagTATCTAAATACAATTTAgttttactttaattaatttacactctataTTCAAGATTATATCCCCTTTTAGAATATTACTATTTGTGACATATAAATGGTGTTTAATGAATTAACTACACGATCagctttttattctttaaagTATTTTCATTAACTTCTTTAAATTAAGTACTTATATAACTCATtcgtcatcaccaccaccaatggTTCCAGTTAGCTAGAGTAATCACGAGCGGTCGCCGTTACCACCACACCATCGTTTTCGTCGCAATGTATGGGTATCATGCTAGTAAATCTCTGCCTTTAAATTCGTCAAATTAACTTTATGTAATTCGGGTTTGAGTTGAGCTTTTGGTAATCGGCTCGATTTGTCAACtctatttgtatatgtaaataaaaatatcatataaagtatatatacattCTACCCTATCAAATATATATCCGATATTTAAACTAAACTTGCTATGCGGGGTCCGGGAggagtttactccaaggtctcgagttcgaccTTGATATGTTCTCCTCGATGgtatttttcaataaaagaGGTGATATGGCGAGAAAGgttatttaagatccgcttagtgcaaaaccctttcgttgtgcgattagcacacatcatacgcgtgTGAGGTAAAATTTACTTGTCAAATTAAAAGAATCTAAAATCCATAATAAcctcattttatttatttttgttatatgttcTCCATTctttttaagtttattattactcgtattttgtTTAGATATATCTGATGTCTAACATCATATTTTAAAACAGTTTGACCAAAACGATCCCACCAACATACCAACCTGCTTAAACCATGCCTTGAACTGGTCATGATATCAGGTTCAGGTTTACAAATTATGAATCAAGGTAGAAATTTATGACTAGCTTAAAACTTTTAATGAATTAGATTTAATCAAACAGCCAACCTAAAATACCCAAATAAAAAACCTAAATCGACCCAATTTAAATGCCAAACTGGCGAAAAAGTTGGTTTGAGAAATACCACGGTTTGCATGTCAAACCAATTAACAAATACATGGGACCATCTGTTAGATATCTTAATTaagctattatatatatttttaaatgatatTCAAACCCATAAGTATTGCCGATATCAGTGAAAGCAAACTGAAATCTATAAACTggctaatatttatatattttgaagacGGAATTGACTTTTAGTTTATTGTTCGTCATTTATACgtatttaaaatgaaaaatgattgatataaataaaaatatgaaccGTAGATCAAACATAATATTGTGCCATACTTGAATGAAagaaaacacttaaaattgaAACATATGTACGTGCTActcaaatgaaagaaaataaatggtACATATCAATGTATTAAGCATTGGGTAAAATCGACTGACGATTCTAGTTAAACTATATAATGCTAAGTTAAAGAGTTTAACCTTTGATATATCACATATCCAATTTAAATATATCACCGATGTTtcaaactatatttttttcGGAACAATGTTACGTAACTAAATAGATATAGATCGGAAAATGATGAATAGACTTAAAGTTATGCTTAAAAATCTACCTAGAAACTTTAAAACATTGACTTTTGTATATTCCATTAAGTCTTTTTCCtaattataacttttgaatCTTTTAAATATTATCATCTTATTAATCTGTTTTATTAGGTTTTCAGCAAGGTGCGAGAGGGGCCGGGTTACAAA includes these proteins:
- the LOC122578515 gene encoding transcription factor MYB10-like: MVRAPCFDKNGIKRGAWSEDEDNKLRSYIAIYGHSNWRELPKLAGLSRCGKSCRLRWMNYLRPNVKHGNFTKEEEDIIVALHNKYGNKWSTMASRLPGRSDNEIKNYWHTHLKNRVQKDQKTTVMIKNEQVITSSSSPETCYVVKEEQVTKAANPKQCPAVEKLNFKTQLQEVNILVQVLSSESPSSSSSSASESSPCSLSVSDHHDVLNDFAAPQICEPDENSWIEQFLLDNDSIITSSDNNYIFSPLGFTDDDDGITQQASFQDYIMDDELLWSTLDL